In Humulus lupulus chromosome 6, drHumLupu1.1, whole genome shotgun sequence, a single genomic region encodes these proteins:
- the LOC133782509 gene encoding polycomb group protein FIE1, with the protein MAKFTLGCEPVVGSLTPSKKRDYKVTNRLQEGKRPLYAVVFNFIDSRYFNVFATVGGNRVTVYQCLEGGVIAVLQSYVDDDKDESFYTVSWACNKDGIPLVVAGGINGIIRIIDAGTEKIYKSFVGHGDSINEIRTQPLRPSLIVSASKDESVRLWNVETGICVLIFAGAGGHRNEVLSVDFHPSDVYRIASCGMDNTVKIWSMKEFWTYVEKSFTWTDLPSKFPTKYVQFPVFIASVHSNYVDCNRWLGDFVLSKSVDNEIVLWEPKMKDQSPGEGSVDILQKYPVPECDIWFIKFSCDFHYTAAAIGNREGKIYVWELQSSPPVLTARLSHAQSKSPIRQTAVSFDGSTILSCCEDGTIWRWDDVASS; encoded by the exons ATGGCGAAGTTCACCCTAGGTTGTGAACCAGTGGTGGGATCACTCACGCCCTCGAAGAAGAGAGATTACAAGGTCACCAACAGGCTTCAAGAGGGCAAGCGCCCCCTCTACGCCGTCGTTTTTAACTTCATTGACTCTCGCTACTTCAACGTCTTTGCTACCGTCGGAGGCAATCGg GTGACCGTTTACCAATGTCTAGAAGGCGGTGTTATAGCTGTGTTGCAGTCTTACGTTGATGATGAT AAGGATGAGTCTTTTTATACTGTGAGCTGGGCATGCAACAAAGATGGAATTCCCCTTGTTGTGGCTGGGGGTATCAATGGTATAATCCGTATCATTGATGCTGGCACTGAGAAGATATATAAG AGTTTTGTTGGCCATGGCGACTCAATAAACGAAATAAGAACCCAGCCACTAAGACCATCACTTATTGTGTCAGCAAGTAAA GATGAGTCAGTTCGGTTATGGAATGTAGAAACTGGAATATGTGTTCTGATATTCGCAGGAGCTGGGGGTCACCGCAATGAGGTTTTGAGTGTG GACTTTCATCCTTCAGACGTATATCGCATTGCAAGTTGTGGCATGGACAATACAGTCAAGATCTGGTCAATGAAAG AGTTCTGGACATACGTAGAGAAATCTTTCACATGGACAGATCTTCCGTCCaaatttcccacaaaatatgTTCAATTTCCT GTATTTATagcttccgtccattcaaactatGTTGACTGCAATAGGTGGCTTGGTGACTTTGTCCTCTCAAAG AGCGTGGATAATGAAATTGTGTTGTGGGAACCTAAAATGAAGGACCAGTCACCTGGGGAG GGATCTGTTGACATTCTTCAAAAATACCCAGTTCCTGAGTGCGATATTTGGTTCATCAAGTTCTCCTGTGATTTTCACTACACTGCTGCTGCCATAG GGAATCGAGAAGGAAAGATATATGTTTGGGAACTCCAATCTAGCCCCCCAGTTCTTACTGCAAG GTTATCTCATGCTCAATCAAAATCTCCAATAAGACAGACAGCAGTGTCCTTTGACGGAAG CACCATTCTCAGCTGCTGTGAGGATGGAACAATTTGGCGCTGGGATGATGTAGCAAGTTCTTAA